The following proteins are encoded in a genomic region of Blastocatellia bacterium:
- a CDS encoding ATP-binding cassette domain-containing protein, with translation MSSSTDIAVEFRQVSVSLDGRAVVSDLSFQIHRAETVVLLGRSGCGKTTTLKLINRLLEPTRGEVWVEGRATTEWDPIQLRRRIGYVIQDVGLFPHFTVERNVALVPTLERWSPARIRERTDQLLRMVGLEPEQFARRYPHELSGGQRQRVGVARALAADPPLLLMDEPFGALDPITRVDIQREFRQLQQQLGKTVVFVTHDVQEAVALASRIGLMKDGRLVELGTPSQFLESSHPEARHFIQALQHRREHL, from the coding sequence ATGTCATCATCAACTGACATTGCTGTTGAATTCCGTCAGGTCAGCGTCAGCCTCGATGGGCGCGCTGTGGTGTCTGATTTGAGTTTTCAGATTCATCGCGCAGAGACGGTTGTGCTGCTTGGTCGGAGCGGGTGCGGCAAGACGACGACGCTGAAACTGATCAATCGCTTACTTGAGCCGACGCGCGGCGAGGTTTGGGTCGAAGGCCGAGCGACGACAGAGTGGGACCCGATTCAGTTGCGTCGGCGAATCGGGTACGTCATTCAAGACGTGGGATTGTTTCCGCATTTCACTGTTGAGCGCAACGTGGCGCTCGTGCCGACGTTGGAACGATGGTCGCCGGCGCGCATTCGTGAGCGCACCGATCAACTGCTGCGCATGGTCGGGCTGGAGCCGGAGCAATTCGCCCGACGTTACCCGCACGAGCTGTCCGGTGGCCAGCGGCAACGTGTTGGCGTGGCGCGGGCGTTGGCGGCTGATCCGCCACTGCTGCTGATGGATGAGCCATTCGGCGCGCTTGATCCGATCACGCGGGTGGATATTCAACGCGAATTTCGCCAGCTTCAACAGCAGCTCGGCAAGACGGTTGTTTTCGTCACGCACGACGTGCAGGAGGCTGTGGCGTTGGCCTCCCGTATCGGCTTGATGAAAGATGGCCGCCTGGTCGAACTCGGCACGCCAAGCCAGTTTCTTGAGTCGAGCCATCCAGAAGCGCGCCACTTCATCCAAGCGTTGCAGCATAGACGGGAGCACTTATGA
- a CDS encoding ABC transporter permease, which yields MSLSEFLSRYWSEILLLTQQHIMLVGIATGLATLIGVPLGVLIRQRPLCSKLVLALANVIQTVPSLALFGFLIPLPLIGGIGQRTAIVALVLYALLPIIRNTYTGLMGVDRAVREAGRGMGMTDRQLLFQVELPLALHVILAGVRLATVISVGLATIAAFIGAGGLGDLIFRGISTVNNQLILAGAIPAALLALLVDVALGWIEHRFKPGRRR from the coding sequence ATGAGCCTGAGCGAATTCCTCAGCCGGTACTGGAGCGAAATCCTTCTGCTCACCCAGCAACATATCATGCTTGTCGGCATCGCGACGGGTTTGGCGACGCTGATCGGCGTGCCGCTCGGTGTCCTGATTCGGCAACGCCCTCTGTGTAGTAAGTTGGTGCTCGCACTGGCCAATGTGATACAGACGGTTCCCAGCTTGGCGCTCTTTGGATTCCTCATACCGCTGCCGCTCATTGGCGGCATCGGTCAGCGAACAGCCATTGTGGCCTTGGTGCTCTATGCGTTGTTGCCGATCATTCGCAACACCTACACCGGTCTCATGGGCGTTGATCGCGCCGTGCGCGAAGCCGGGCGCGGCATGGGCATGACCGATCGTCAGCTTCTCTTTCAAGTCGAATTGCCGTTGGCATTGCATGTGATTCTGGCCGGCGTGCGGCTCGCCACAGTCATCTCAGTCGGTCTGGCTACCATTGCTGCATTCATCGGCGCCGGCGGACTTGGCGATCTGATCTTTCGGGGCATCTCAACCGTCAACAACCAACTGATTCTGGCTGGCGCGATTCCAGCAGCCCTGTTGGCCTTGCTGGTTGATGTGGCGCTCGGTTGGATTGAACATCGCTTCAAACCAGGCCGGAGACGGTGA
- a CDS encoding ABC transporter substrate-binding protein, with product MKTELAPQTSSLNRRASPHRPATTSERQLNWLPALSGWLLLTGLWILLLSHCAGREERIVIGSKNFTEQVILGELLAQHIETNTGLAVMRRLNLGGTFICHQAIRAGDIDLYVEYTGTALTAILKQQPTSDAAEVYRRVKQEYAEQFQLEWMQPLGFNNTFAMIVRGEDARALNIRTISQAAEHTPRWRAGFGPEFMERADGYNGLAKTYGLKFAQPPRIMDLGLMYRALIERQVDIVAGNSTDGLIASLDLVVLEDDRHYFPPYEAAPVVRRQTLERHPALRQALHQLGGCISAEQMRQLNYQVDGRQRDVRQVVQEFRQTACR from the coding sequence ATGAAAACAGAGCTAGCACCGCAGACCTCAAGCCTCAACCGCCGAGCTTCTCCACACCGGCCAGCGACAACCAGTGAGCGACAACTCAATTGGCTGCCGGCTCTGAGCGGCTGGCTGTTGCTGACTGGCTTGTGGATTCTGTTGCTGAGCCATTGCGCTGGCCGTGAAGAGCGCATTGTCATTGGCTCAAAAAATTTCACCGAGCAGGTCATCCTTGGCGAGCTGTTAGCGCAGCACATTGAGACGAATACCGGTTTGGCTGTCATGCGCCGACTCAATTTGGGCGGCACGTTCATTTGCCATCAGGCTATTCGAGCCGGCGATATTGATCTGTATGTCGAATACACAGGCACGGCCTTGACGGCCATCTTGAAGCAGCAACCGACGAGCGATGCGGCGGAAGTCTACCGGCGCGTCAAACAAGAATATGCTGAGCAGTTCCAGCTTGAGTGGATGCAGCCGCTGGGATTCAACAACACGTTTGCCATGATCGTGCGCGGCGAGGACGCGCGCGCGTTGAACATACGAACGATCTCGCAGGCGGCAGAGCACACGCCGCGCTGGCGAGCCGGTTTCGGACCTGAGTTCATGGAACGCGCCGACGGCTATAACGGGTTGGCAAAAACCTATGGACTCAAGTTTGCCCAGCCGCCGCGCATTATGGACCTGGGCTTGATGTACCGCGCGCTGATTGAAAGACAGGTAGACATCGTCGCCGGCAATTCAACCGATGGGCTGATTGCCAGCCTTGATCTTGTTGTCCTTGAAGACGACAGGCATTACTTCCCACCTTATGAAGCGGCTCCTGTCGTGCGTCGGCAGACATTAGAGCGACATCCGGCGCTGCGTCAGGCACTGCACCAACTGGGCGGATGTATCTCAGCCGAGCAGATGCGTCAGTTGAATTATCAGGTTGATGGCCGACAGCGCGATGTCAGGCAGGTTGTGCAAGAGTTTCGACAAACGGCTTGCCGGTGA
- a CDS encoding fumarylacetoacetate hydrolase family protein: MKLVSFQRGATASYGVVIEEGIIDVGHRLDHPYLTLRAVLEANALGEVAEYVAGRPADLSFDEVTFLPVIPNPDKILCVGINYEAHRLETGRDKTEYPVLFTRFANTQVGHNQPIIRPRVSEKLDYEGELAVIIGKRGRYIDRAAALSHVAGYACYNDASVRDWQRHTSQFTPGKNFPATGGFGPWMVTADEIPDPTQLTLSTRLNGVQMQHARTDDLIFTIPELIAYISTFTELVPGDVISTGTPGGVGFARRPPVFMKPGDLVEVEISGIGVLRNPIIKETAHAD; the protein is encoded by the coding sequence ATGAAATTAGTCAGCTTTCAACGTGGCGCCACAGCTTCCTACGGCGTTGTCATCGAGGAGGGCATCATTGATGTTGGCCATCGGCTTGACCATCCTTATTTGACGCTGCGGGCCGTGCTGGAGGCCAACGCATTGGGCGAGGTGGCGGAGTATGTCGCAGGACGGCCCGCCGACCTGAGCTTTGACGAGGTTACGTTTTTGCCTGTTATTCCCAATCCGGATAAGATTCTCTGCGTCGGCATCAACTATGAAGCGCACCGCCTGGAGACAGGACGCGACAAAACCGAATATCCTGTCCTGTTCACTCGTTTTGCCAACACACAGGTTGGCCACAATCAACCGATCATCCGGCCGCGCGTTTCTGAGAAATTGGATTATGAAGGCGAGCTGGCCGTCATCATCGGCAAGAGAGGTCGGTACATTGATCGGGCGGCAGCGTTGTCTCATGTGGCAGGGTACGCCTGTTATAACGATGCAAGCGTGCGCGATTGGCAACGGCATACATCGCAGTTCACGCCGGGCAAAAATTTTCCCGCAACCGGCGGATTCGGTCCCTGGATGGTAACAGCCGATGAGATTCCCGATCCGACGCAACTGACACTAAGCACGCGACTGAACGGTGTTCAGATGCAGCACGCTCGGACCGACGATCTGATCTTCACCATCCCTGAGTTGATTGCTTATATCTCGACGTTCACAGAATTGGTCCCTGGCGATGTCATTTCCACCGGCACGCCCGGCGGGGTGGGCTTCGCGCGGCGTCCACCCGTGTTCATGAAACCCGGCGATCTCGTTGAAGTGGAAATTTCAGGGATCGGCGTTTTGCGAAATCCTATCATCAAGGAAACAGCCCATGCCGATTAG
- a CDS encoding flavin reductase family protein encodes MPISKDEFRQSLSRFASGVTVVTTRDADGCPRGMTVSAFCSLSLEPPLVLICIDKTAESHPAFSQSGVFAVNVLADNQEFLSRQFSTAVEDRFAGIAYHAGLDGVPVLDGALANLQCRLVHSYDGGDHTIFVGQIEATTVREGNPLLYFRGRYRQLAE; translated from the coding sequence ATGCCGATTAGCAAAGACGAATTTCGCCAATCACTCAGCCGCTTCGCCAGCGGCGTCACTGTCGTCACCACTCGTGATGCTGACGGATGCCCACGGGGCATGACTGTCAGCGCCTTCTGTTCACTCTCGCTTGAGCCGCCGCTGGTGCTCATCTGCATTGACAAAACTGCGGAGAGTCACCCGGCGTTTAGCCAAAGCGGTGTGTTTGCCGTCAACGTGTTGGCTGATAATCAGGAGTTTCTCTCGCGCCAATTTTCGACTGCCGTGGAAGACCGATTTGCCGGCATCGCATATCATGCAGGGCTGGATGGCGTGCCGGTGCTGGACGGCGCGCTGGCCAATTTGCAATGCCGCTTGGTGCACAGTTACGATGGCGGCGACCATACGATTTTTGTTGGCCAAATTGAAGCAACCACGGTGCGCGAGGGCAATCCATTGCTTTACTTCCGTGGGCGCTACAGACAACTGGCGGAGTGA
- a CDS encoding UbiX family flavin prenyltransferase, with product MKLIVGISGSSGVIYGIRLLEILQSVPHIETHLIMTPAARQTITLETDYQPSAVEALARVVHKFGDIAASLSSGSFAVAGMIVIPCSIKTLAGIAYSYSDNLLTRAADVTLKERRRLVLVVRETPLHLGHLRLMAQATEIGAIIMPPVPAFYHRPQTLDDIINQTVNRALDLLGIELAQDLFQRWTGPHKRA from the coding sequence ATGAAACTGATCGTCGGCATCTCTGGCAGCAGTGGCGTCATCTATGGCATTCGTTTGCTGGAGATTCTCCAATCGGTGCCGCACATCGAAACACATCTGATCATGACGCCGGCAGCTCGGCAAACGATTACGCTGGAGACTGACTATCAGCCCAGCGCGGTCGAAGCGCTGGCCCGCGTCGTCCATAAATTCGGTGACATCGCTGCCTCGCTTTCTTCAGGATCGTTCGCGGTCGCCGGCATGATCGTCATTCCCTGCTCGATCAAAACGCTGGCCGGCATCGCCTATTCCTATAGCGACAACTTGCTGACGCGCGCCGCTGATGTGACGCTCAAAGAGCGGCGACGATTGGTGCTCGTTGTGCGCGAAACGCCGCTGCATCTTGGCCATCTGCGGCTGATGGCGCAGGCAACAGAAATCGGCGCGATCATCATGCCGCCCGTGCCAGCCTTTTATCACCGCCCGCAAACACTCGATGACATCATCAATCAAACAGTCAATCGCGCATTAGACCTGCTCGGCATTGAGCTTGCCCAGGACCTCTTCCAACGCTGGACTGGACCTCATAAACGAGCGTGA
- a CDS encoding CCA tRNA nucleotidyltransferase → MKSSAVAIRGASLQAIDSVVVSLCRAIREAGGRALFVGGGVRDRLMGIASKDYDIEVYRIPPEILRAVIEPFGSVNAVGERFTVYKLLVRDESGSLEIDVSLPRRESKVARGHRGFDVTGDPFMSFEEAARRRDFTINAIMYDPLTDELIDPHGGIGDIDQRVIRVVDPNTFVEDSLRVLRAMQLAARFEFEIDQQTKELCRSIALDDLPKERIWGEFEKLFLLARRPSIGLQAALELGIIEKLLPELLPMVGCPQDPQWHPEGDVWVHTLMAVDQAVALSQGLPKELKLTVVLAVLLHDIAKPQTTVFDRGHIRSPEHEERGREPTLRVLDALNIHTINGFDVRHHVVQLVVNHLKPSHFYKDRDRVSDGAFRRLAKKCDLELLYLASKADALARGPASESSAQEWFIQKARALAVEHAPPKPILMGRHLIQIGMAPGPRMGKILQAIYEQQLDGKVTNLDEALEAARSMLAEEASRT, encoded by the coding sequence GTGAAAAGTTCTGCTGTGGCGATTCGTGGCGCATCTCTTCAAGCGATTGACAGTGTCGTTGTTTCGCTTTGTCGCGCGATACGCGAGGCTGGCGGTCGGGCGCTGTTTGTGGGCGGCGGTGTGCGCGACCGCCTGATGGGCATTGCATCGAAAGATTATGACATCGAAGTCTATCGCATTCCGCCTGAGATACTCCGAGCCGTCATTGAACCATTTGGCAGTGTCAATGCAGTAGGTGAGCGTTTCACCGTTTACAAACTGCTGGTCAGGGATGAATCAGGGTCGTTGGAGATTGATGTCAGTTTGCCGCGTCGTGAATCGAAAGTTGCGCGCGGGCATCGCGGATTCGACGTCACCGGCGATCCATTCATGTCGTTTGAAGAAGCAGCCCGTCGGCGCGATTTCACCATCAACGCGATCATGTATGATCCGTTGACCGACGAGTTGATTGATCCTCACGGCGGCATCGGCGATATTGACCAGCGAGTGATTCGTGTCGTTGATCCGAACACGTTTGTTGAAGACAGCCTGCGCGTGCTGCGCGCCATGCAGTTGGCCGCGCGATTTGAATTTGAGATTGACCAACAAACCAAAGAGCTGTGCCGCTCGATTGCGCTGGATGATTTGCCAAAGGAGCGCATCTGGGGCGAGTTTGAGAAATTGTTTCTGCTGGCGCGTCGGCCTTCGATTGGATTGCAAGCGGCGTTGGAGCTGGGCATCATCGAGAAGTTACTGCCTGAGTTGCTGCCGATGGTCGGTTGTCCACAAGACCCGCAGTGGCATCCGGAAGGGGATGTTTGGGTGCATACGCTGATGGCTGTGGATCAAGCCGTCGCCTTGAGCCAAGGCTTGCCCAAAGAACTGAAGCTCACAGTCGTGTTGGCTGTCTTGTTGCACGACATTGCCAAGCCGCAGACGACTGTGTTTGACCGTGGCCATATCCGCTCACCCGAACACGAAGAACGCGGGCGTGAACCAACGCTGCGCGTGCTCGACGCATTGAACATTCACACAATTAACGGCTTCGATGTCCGGCATCACGTCGTTCAGTTAGTGGTCAATCATCTGAAGCCATCTCACTTTTACAAAGACCGCGACCGCGTTAGCGATGGCGCGTTTCGCCGCCTGGCCAAGAAATGCGACCTGGAGCTGCTCTATCTGGCATCCAAAGCCGATGCCCTGGCGCGCGGCCCGGCCAGCGAATCATCGGCGCAAGAATGGTTCATCCAGAAAGCGCGGGCATTGGCTGTTGAGCATGCGCCGCCCAAACCAATTTTGATGGGACGGCATTTGATTCAAATAGGCATGGCACCCGGTCCGCGCATGGGCAAAATCCTACAGGCCATCTACGAACAGCAACTAGACGGGAAGGTGACGAACTTAGACGAAGCGCTTGAGGCTGCGCGAAGCATGCTTGCTGAAGAAGCGTCAAGAACCTGA
- a CDS encoding radical SAM protein yields the protein MLMSGLNQQPTLSHEQYLDQLEALIKRHDSLPPEAIVKTDMLRLGVAFTEEALRVAAQHKLKAYFIFSFDLVPLKEMEQQEHWRAPEEICLEGGPYGFRRTIVSVRLNPASPYRVEVDEEQVALKLNGVTICHVGFQPVPEYYTHTLSNGKRVIEIAPTIEWGYLIYLTVYRICQYFGKQEECQFCDINENYRQQLEAGRPYTGVKSVDEILEALAIINQTDTQEPISRAYTITGGSVTTKLHGLSEVDFYARYAEAIEQRFPGRWISKMVVQALPVDEVKKLKDVGVQIYHPNYEIWDERLFNLICPGKARYIGRNEWIKRILDAATIFEPSHVIPNFVAGVEMAKPYGFDTVDEAIASTAEGLNFFMSHGITPRFTVWCPEPLTGLGPLNPQGAPLEYHLRLLETWRDLHASYRLPVPPGYGEAGIGRAVFSVSAFMDVIEQGAGPSASGNPLHAGLHQVIHANPPSGDRRS from the coding sequence ATGTTGATGTCGGGACTCAATCAGCAACCAACGCTCAGCCATGAGCAGTATCTGGATCAGCTCGAAGCGTTGATCAAGCGGCATGACAGTCTGCCACCGGAGGCGATTGTCAAGACAGACATGCTACGTCTGGGCGTCGCCTTCACGGAGGAGGCGCTACGTGTCGCCGCGCAACACAAGCTCAAAGCTTATTTCATCTTCTCATTTGATCTCGTGCCACTGAAGGAGATGGAGCAGCAGGAGCACTGGCGCGCGCCGGAAGAAATTTGCCTGGAAGGCGGACCATACGGCTTCCGGCGCACGATTGTCTCCGTGCGGTTGAATCCGGCCTCGCCGTATCGTGTCGAAGTTGACGAGGAGCAAGTGGCGCTCAAACTCAATGGCGTGACGATCTGCCATGTTGGCTTTCAGCCTGTGCCGGAGTATTACACGCACACGCTCTCCAACGGCAAACGTGTGATCGAAATTGCGCCGACGATTGAATGGGGTTACCTGATTTACCTGACCGTCTATCGCATCTGCCAGTATTTCGGCAAGCAAGAGGAATGTCAGTTCTGCGACATCAACGAGAACTACAGGCAACAACTCGAAGCCGGACGGCCTTACACGGGTGTCAAATCGGTTGACGAAATCCTGGAAGCGCTGGCGATCATCAACCAGACAGACACGCAAGAACCGATCAGCCGCGCCTATACGATCACCGGCGGAAGCGTCACCACGAAGCTACACGGTTTGTCGGAAGTTGACTTTTATGCGCGGTATGCCGAAGCGATTGAGCAGCGGTTTCCCGGACGCTGGATCAGCAAGATGGTTGTGCAGGCGCTGCCTGTGGACGAAGTGAAAAAACTCAAAGACGTCGGCGTGCAAATCTATCATCCCAACTACGAGATTTGGGATGAACGACTCTTCAACCTGATCTGTCCTGGCAAAGCGCGCTACATTGGGCGGAACGAGTGGATCAAGCGCATCCTCGATGCAGCGACGATTTTCGAGCCGTCTCATGTGATTCCCAATTTCGTCGCCGGCGTCGAAATGGCAAAGCCCTATGGGTTCGACACGGTTGATGAAGCTATTGCCTCGACCGCCGAAGGGTTGAACTTTTTCATGTCACATGGCATCACTCCCCGGTTCACCGTTTGGTGTCCGGAGCCATTGACGGGGCTGGGTCCACTGAATCCGCAAGGAGCGCCGCTCGAATATCATCTGCGGTTGCTGGAAACGTGGCGCGACTTGCACGCCAGTTATCGTTTGCCGGTGCCGCCTGGATATGGCGAGGCGGGCATCGGCCGAGCGGTCTTCTCGGTGAGCGCATTCATGGATGTGATTGAGCAGGGCGCTGGGCCGTCGGCCAGTGGTAACCCGCTGCACGCCGGATTGCACCAGGTCATACACGCGAACCCGCCCTCCGGCGATCGGCGTTCGTGA
- a CDS encoding glycine--tRNA ligase: MPGDLEKIKSLCKRRGFIFPSSEVYGGLESTWDYGPLGVELKNNVKRAWWRSVVYERDDMEGLDAAILMNRQVWKYSGHEETFSDPLVDCKECKKRFRADHVNGDRCPSCNGELTEPRMFNLMFKTFVGPVEDEGALVYLRPETAQGIFVNFLNVQTTMRRKLPFGIAQIGKAFRNEITPGNFTFRTREFEQMEIEYFVKPGTDEEWFERWVEERFNWYLNLGIRPENLRKREQTPEELAHYAKRTIDIEYLFSIGWSEIEGIANRTDFDLRSHSKLNPANTHSVTDLTFFDEETKEHIIPYVIEPSAGADRATLAFLCDAYDEELVRGEKRVVLKLHKDLAPIKVAVLPLLRNRPEIVEMARRIKRDLQPAMRAVYDDTGSIGRLYRRQDEIGTPYCVTVDVQSLEDQQVTVRDRDSMQQIRIAADQVKAYLIDQLGCR, from the coding sequence ATGCCTGGAGATTTAGAGAAAATTAAATCATTGTGTAAACGGCGCGGCTTTATTTTCCCCAGCAGCGAAGTCTATGGTGGACTGGAAAGCACATGGGATTATGGCCCGCTCGGTGTGGAATTAAAAAACAACGTCAAACGCGCATGGTGGCGCTCGGTGGTCTATGAGCGCGACGACATGGAAGGTCTGGATGCCGCGATCCTCATGAATCGGCAGGTGTGGAAATACTCAGGTCATGAAGAGACGTTCTCCGATCCGCTGGTTGATTGTAAAGAATGCAAGAAGCGATTCCGCGCCGATCACGTCAATGGCGACCGATGCCCATCATGCAACGGTGAGTTGACTGAGCCGCGCATGTTCAATCTCATGTTCAAGACTTTCGTGGGGCCGGTCGAAGATGAAGGGGCGCTTGTTTATCTACGACCTGAAACGGCGCAAGGCATTTTTGTTAACTTCCTCAATGTGCAGACGACCATGCGGCGCAAACTGCCGTTTGGCATTGCGCAAATCGGGAAAGCGTTCCGCAACGAAATCACGCCAGGCAATTTCACCTTCCGCACACGCGAGTTTGAGCAAATGGAAATCGAATACTTCGTCAAGCCTGGCACGGATGAAGAATGGTTTGAGCGATGGGTTGAGGAGCGGTTCAATTGGTATCTGAATCTGGGCATTCGCCCTGAGAATTTGCGCAAACGTGAACAGACTCCGGAAGAACTCGCCCACTATGCCAAGCGCACGATTGACATTGAATATCTCTTCTCGATTGGTTGGTCGGAGATTGAGGGCATCGCCAACCGCACTGATTTTGACCTTCGCTCGCATTCCAAGTTGAATCCGGCTAATACACACAGCGTTACTGATCTGACATTCTTCGATGAAGAGACGAAGGAGCATATCATCCCTTATGTGATCGAGCCATCAGCCGGCGCTGACCGCGCGACGTTGGCTTTCTTGTGCGATGCTTATGACGAAGAGTTAGTGCGAGGCGAAAAGCGCGTTGTGCTGAAACTTCACAAAGACCTCGCGCCGATCAAAGTGGCCGTGCTGCCGCTGCTCCGCAATCGCCCGGAAATTGTCGAAATGGCGCGAAGGATCAAACGCGATCTTCAGCCAGCGATGCGCGCCGTTTATGACGACACGGGTTCAATTGGTCGGCTTTATCGCCGGCAAGATGAAATCGGCACGCCCTACTGCGTCACCGTTGATGTGCAATCGCTCGAGGATCAGCAGGTGACTGTCCGTGACCGCGATTCAATGCAGCAAATTCGTATCGCTGCTGATCAAGTGAAAGCATATTTGATAGACCAACTCGGCTGCCGATAG
- a CDS encoding aminotransferase class I/II-fold pyridoxal phosphate-dependent enzyme, whose translation MSNKHQPDIRAITRLVPRSGNLVQGQSELPIDPALARAACEIITASENHYSPSEGDAQLRAAVAAKIAAFNGVRVDPDATPMELLITPGGTGGVVAVAHTYLRGAAALVFEPYYPYHRRVIGDLGGHTEVFPLRGPSLELDGDALKTHCRQLKDRSSFPLRAIIVCTPANPTGKVFSQDELEIIASICQELDLLCLADEVYEHHVVGERKHISIASLPGMWERTITINSFSKSWNISGWRIGYTYGSGSLVAPLNNAINVLYVCTPTPLQKALARVLMADPGYYPRLRDQFMARRRFAAHTLAEVGFQVYESGSAFYLWARIPDRFDDAMQLNQFLMERAGVAAVPGSAFADGDEWRRYMRVCIAREDEILYGALEKVRQALADA comes from the coding sequence ATGAGCAACAAACACCAACCAGACATTCGCGCCATTACCCGACTCGTGCCACGCAGCGGCAATCTTGTTCAGGGGCAGTCAGAGTTGCCGATTGATCCGGCGCTGGCGCGTGCGGCTTGTGAGATCATCACAGCGAGTGAGAATCATTACAGTCCATCGGAAGGCGATGCGCAATTGCGCGCGGCTGTCGCCGCCAAAATCGCTGCGTTCAACGGCGTCCGTGTTGATCCTGATGCGACGCCGATGGAACTGCTCATCACGCCTGGCGGCACTGGCGGCGTGGTGGCCGTCGCGCATACGTATCTTCGCGGCGCGGCCGCGCTCGTGTTCGAGCCATATTATCCTTACCATCGGCGCGTCATCGGCGATCTGGGCGGCCACACGGAAGTATTTCCGCTGCGCGGCCCATCGCTTGAACTCGACGGCGACGCACTAAAGACACATTGCCGTCAGTTAAAGGATCGCTCGTCGTTCCCCTTGCGCGCGATTATTGTCTGCACGCCGGCGAATCCCACCGGCAAAGTGTTTAGCCAGGACGAGCTTGAAATCATTGCCTCGATCTGTCAGGAACTCGATCTGCTATGCCTCGCCGATGAGGTCTACGAGCATCACGTGGTTGGCGAGCGGAAGCATATTTCTATCGCCTCGTTGCCCGGCATGTGGGAGCGGACCATCACAATCAATTCATTCTCCAAATCATGGAACATATCGGGCTGGCGGATCGGCTATACCTACGGTTCAGGCTCGCTGGTTGCGCCATTGAACAACGCAATCAATGTGCTCTATGTGTGCACGCCGACGCCGCTCCAGAAGGCGTTGGCCCGCGTGTTGATGGCTGATCCCGGCTACTACCCGCGATTACGCGACCAGTTCATGGCTCGTCGTCGTTTCGCGGCCCACACGCTCGCCGAGGTTGGCTTTCAGGTCTACGAATCCGGCTCGGCATTTTACCTTTGGGCGCGCATACCCGACAGGTTTGACGACGCCATGCAGTTGAATCAGTTTCTGATGGAGCGTGCTGGCGTGGCTGCTGTGCCGGGCAGCGCGTTCGCCGATGGCGACGAGTGGCGGCGCTACATGCGCGTGTGTATAGCGCGCGAAGACGAAATCCTATACGGCGCGTTGGAGAAGGTACGGCAGGCGCTCGCCGATGCATGA